In Leishmania mexicana MHOM/GT/2001/U1103 complete genome, chromosome 20, one genomic interval encodes:
- a CDS encoding anti-silencing protein asf 1-like protein, with amino-acid sequence MADPVLQLLEIELLGANPDAYTNQFQWRMRLEAGASLPQTVSVSFVWVGSASSSQHDQVLDDFEVGPLEKGITEFTLECDAPQMELVPVEDVVGVTILLISFQYRGQEFLRVGYYTQVAYFDAQLNRNPPPLPQRALLGRFVAMPQPAVTVTPIDWGQ; translated from the coding sequence ATGGCCGATCCCGTGCTGCAGTTGCTAGAGATTGAGCTGCTCGGGGCAAACCCGGATGCATACACCAACCAGTTCCAGTGGAGAATGCGTCTGGAGGCAGGGGCGAGTTTGCCTCAAACCGTCTCCGTCTCCTTCGTGTGGGTCGGAAGCGCTTCGTCGTCGCAGCACGACCAGGTGCTCGATGACTTCGAAGTCGGACCGCTGGAGAAGGGCATCACTGAGTTCACCTTAGAATGTGATGCCCCGCAGATGGAGCTGGTACCAGTGGAGGATGTGGTGGGTGTGACGATTTTGCTCATCTCGTTTCAGTACCGGGGTCAGGAGTTCCTGCGCGTGGGCTACTACACTCAAGTGGCATACTTTGACGCGCAGCTCAACCGGAACcccccaccgctgccgcagcgtgcgctgctTGGTAGATTTGTTGCCATGCCGCAACCAGCTGTCACAGTCACCCCCATTGACTGGGGTCAATAG
- a CDS encoding phosphoglycerate kinase B, cytosolic, which yields MSLVLKKSIDDATVKDKKVLIRVDFNVPVKNGKITNDFRIRSALPTIQKVLGAGGSCILMSHLGRPKGARMSDPKPEKDVRGYEEAATLRPVAARVAELLGRKVEFAPDCLDAAVYASKLKSGDVLLLENVRFYAEEGSKKEEERDAMAKVLASYADLYVSDAFGTAHRDSATMTGIPKVLGAGYAGYLMEKEINYFSRVLNSPPRPLVAIVGGAKVSDKIQLLDNMLGRINYLVIGGAMAYTFQKAQGHKIGISMCEEDKLDLAKSLLKKAQERGVQVFLPVDHVCSKEFKAVDSPLVTESVDVPDGYMALDIGPKTIHMYEEVIGRCKSAIWNGPMGVFEMPCYSKGTFAVAKAMGTGTQKNRLLSIIGGGDSASAAELSGEAKNMSHVSTGGGASLELLEGKTLPGVAILTDRE from the coding sequence ATGTCTCTTGTGCTGAAGAAGAGCATCGATGATGCCACCGTCAAGGACAAGAAGGTGCTCATCCGCGTGGACTTCAACGTCCCCGTGAAGAACGGTAAAATCACGAACGACTTCCGCATCCGCTCCGCCCTGCCGACGATCCAAAAGGTGCTGGGGGCGGGCGGCTCCTGCATCCTGATGAGCCACCTTGGCCGGCCGAAGGGTGCTAGGATGAGTGACCCGAAGCCGGAGAAGGATGTGCGCGGGTACGAGGAGGCCGCCACGCTGCGCCCGGTTGCTGCGCGcgtcgcggagctgctggggCGGAAGGTGGAGTTTGCGCCGGACTGCCTGGACGCTGCGGTGTACGCGTCGAAGCTGAAGAGCGGCGACGTGCTACTGCTGGAGAACGTGCGCTTCtacgcggaggaggggagcaagaaggaggaggagcgcgacgCGATGGCGAAGGTGCTGGCGTCGTACGCGGACCTGTACGTCAGCGACGCCTTTGGCACTGCGCACCGCGACAGCGCGACGATGACGGGCATCCCCAAGGTTCTGGGCGCGGGCTACGCCGGGTACctgatggagaaggagatcAACTACTTCTCGCGGGTTCTGAACAgcccgccgcggccgctggTTGCGATTGTCGGCGGTGCGAAGGTGAGCGACAAGATCCAGCTGCTTGACAACATGCTGGGCCGCATCAATTACCTTGTGATTGGTGGCGCGATGGCATACACGTTCCAGAAGGCGCAGGGCCACAAGATCGGCATCTCGATGTGCGAGGAGGATAAGCTGGACCTTGCCAAGTCgctgctgaagaaggcgcaggagcgCGGTGTGCAGGTGTTCCTGCCGGTGGACCACGTGTGCAGCAAGGAATTCAAGGCCGTGGACTCGCCGCTGGTGACGGAGAGCGTGGACGTCCCGGATGGCTACATGGCGCTGGACATTGGCCCAAAGACGATCCACATGTACGAGGAGGTGATTGGTCGCTGCAAGAGCGCGATCTGGAACGGCCCGATGGGCGTGTTCGAGATGCCGTGCTACTCGAAGGGTACCTTTGCTGTTGCGAAGGCGATGGGGACTGGCACGCAGAAGAACAGGCTGCTGAGCATcatcggcggtggcgacagcgcGAGCGCTGCGGAGCTGAGCGGCGAGGCGAAGAACATGTCGCATGTGtccaccggcggcggtgcgtcgctggagctgctggagggcAAGACGCTGCCCGGCGTCGCCATTCTCACCGACAGAGAATGA
- a CDS encoding phosphoglycerate kinase C, glycosomal: MSLVLKKSIDDATVKDKKVLIRVDFNVPVKNGKITNDFRIRSALPTIQKVLGAGGSCILMSHLGRPKGARMSDPKPEKDVRGYEEAATLRPVAARVAELLGRKVEFAPDCLDAAVYASKLKSGDVLLLENVRFYAEEGSKKEEERDAMAKVLASYADLYVSDAFGTAHRDSATMTGIPKVLGAGYAGYLMEKEINYFSRVLNSPPRPLVAIVGGAKVSDKIQLLDNMLGRINYLVIGGAMAYTFQKAQGHKIGISMCEEDKLDLAKSLLKKAQERGVQVFLPVDHVCSKEFKAVDSPLVTESVDVPDGYMALDIGPKTIHMYEEVIGRCKSAIWNGPMGVFEMPCYSKGTFAVAKAMGTGTQKNRLLSIIGGGDSASAAELSGEAKNMSHVSTGGGASLELLEGKTLPGVAILTDKDVRERETSCKFAFGGGSPSREFGLRRSGHVFDGAFIVTEIVKVVGALLIGIFIGRRMSTKLIR, from the coding sequence ATGTCTCTTGTGCTGAAGAAGAGCATCGATGATGCCACCGTCAAGGACAAGAAGGTGCTCATCCGCGTGGACTTCAACGTCCCCGTGAAGAACGGTAAAATCACGAACGACTTCCGCATCCGCTCCGCCCTGCCGACGATCCAAAAGGTGCTGGGGGCGGGCGGCTCCTGCATCCTGATGAGCCACCTTGGCCGGCCGAAGGGTGCTAGGATGAGTGACCCGAAGCCGGAGAAGGATGTGCGCGGGTACGAGGAGGCCGCCACGCTGCGCCCGGTTGCTGCGCGcgtcgcggagctgctggggCGGAAGGTGGAGTTTGCGCCGGACTGCCTGGACGCTGCGGTGTACGCGTCGAAGCTGAAGAGCGGCGACGTGCTACTGCTGGAGAACGTGCGCTTCtacgcggaggaggggagcaagaaggaggaggagcgcgacgCGATGGCGAAGGTGCTGGCGTCGTACGCGGACCTGTACGTCAGCGACGCCTTTGGCACTGCGCACCGCGACAGCGCGACGATGACGGGCATCCCCAAGGTTCTGGGCGCGGGCTACGCCGGGTACctgatggagaaggagatcAACTACTTCTCGCGGGTTCTGAACAgcccgccgcggccgctggTTGCGATTGTCGGCGGTGCGAAGGTGAGCGACAAGATCCAGCTGCTTGACAACATGCTGGGCCGCATCAATTACCTTGTGATTGGTGGCGCGATGGCATACACGTTCCAGAAGGCGCAGGGCCACAAGATCGGCATCTCGATGTGCGAGGAGGATAAGCTGGACCTTGCCAAGTCgctgctgaagaaggcgcaggagcgCGGTGTGCAGGTGTTCCTGCCGGTGGACCACGTGTGCAGCAAGGAATTCAAGGCCGTGGACTCGCCGCTGGTGACGGAGAGCGTGGACGTCCCGGATGGCTACATGGCGCTGGACATTGGCCCAAAGACGATCCACATGTACGAGGAGGTGATTGGTCGCTGCAAGAGCGCGATCTGGAACGGCCCGATGGGCGTGTTCGAGATGCCGTGCTACTCGAAGGGTACCTTTGCTGTTGCGAAGGCGATGGGGACTGGCACGCAGAAGAACAGGCTGCTGAGCATcatcggcggtggcgacagcgcGAGCGCTGCGGAGCTGAGCGGCGAGGCGAAGAACATGTCGCATGTGtccaccggcggcggtgcgtcgctggagctgctggagggcAAGACGCTGCCCGGCGTCGCCATTCTCACGGATAAGGATGTGAGGGAGCGGGAAACTTCGTGCAAGTTCGCTTTCGGTGGTGGGAGCCCGAGCAGGGAGTTTGGTCTGCGCCGTAGTGGACATGTCTTTGACGGTGCCTTCATCGTAACGGAGATCGTTAAGGTCgtcggtgcgctgctgatCGGCATTTTCATTGGCCGCCGCATGAGCACGAAGCTGATCCGGTAA
- a CDS encoding phosphate-repressible phosphate permease yields the protein MVQPFLWIAVVGAFVSFLAGTGVGMNDLSNAFGTTYGAKVLTVSQIVLASVCEFSDAVSLGGAVTATISGGIAKPADFEDHPYMFMYGMLCACGAAFCWLAIATWLTLPVSSTHSICGGVIGFALVYGGAGSVSWADSQDEFPFVNGVAPIVASWFISPLLTGVVPAAIFGSVRCFVLRHANSVQRAILTLPIIVAITFFLKAFFVLFKGAQSRLHWDVHHAASVAVWIAAVAGVLSCGFVPLLKRRVKKMEQQAAVLAHRHGHTLGGVEDAMVHRGYFEELPVDLHSTEWREAGEPAPATPAPSALPPSPASFTYASAQSRRADDSYDKTEGSPDTVVREDDGADGNAVIPLGELQAVAASRMEVQLYDTHAEMLYRYLQVFTAIYASFAHGASDVSNAVGPLAAINSVYQTGAVQTTTLIPTWILCLGGAGLVLGLTTFGIRLMRLLGEQITVITPSRGFSAELSAALVVSFASGYGIPVSSTHCITGAVVGISILDVGVLNVRWWMVLKMYGGWVCTLVLTALMSAIFFAQGINAPSRWHTHFSRRMRGASATANTHARTASKRLLHCM from the coding sequence ATGGTGCAGCCATTTCTCTGGATTGCAGTTGTCGGCGCCTTCGTGTCGTTTCTGGCCGGCACCGGGGTAGGCATGAATGACCTCAGCAACGCCTTTGGAACCACCTACGGGGCGAAGGTGCTCACAGTTTCTCAAATCGTCCTTGCATCTGTTTGCGAATTTTCAGATGCAGTCAGTCTGGGCGGTGCAGTGACGGCGACCATATCAGGAGGCATCGCCAAGCCCGCCGACTTTGAAGATCACCCTTACATGTTCATGTACGGTatgctgtgcgcctgcggTGCCGCCTTCTGCTGGCTCGCCATCGCAACGTGGCTGACGCTTCCGGTATCCTCCACGCACAGCATCTGCGGAGGCGTCATCGGCTTTGCTCTGGTGTACGGCGGTGCTGGTTCGGTGAGCTGGGCTGACAGCCAAGACGAGTTCCCGTTCGTGAACGGGGTGGCGCCGATCGTCGCCTCATGGTTCATTTCACCGCTCCTCACCGGTGTCGTGCCAGCCGCCATCTTCGGCTCTGTTCGGTGTTTTGTGCTTCGGCATGCAAACTCGGTGCAGCGAGCCATACTGACACTTCCGATTATCGTCGCCATCACGTTTTTCCTGAAGGCCTTCTTTGTCCTCTTCAAGGGTGCCCAGAGTCGCCTGCACTGGGATGTGCACCATGCAGCGTCGGTGGCCGTGTGGattgccgctgtcgctggtgTGCTGTCGTGTGGCTTTGTCCCGCTGTTGAAGCGGCGTGTAAAGAAGATGGAacagcaggcggcggtgctcgcaCACCGGCATGGCCACACGCTAGGCGGTGTCGAGGACGCGATGGTGCATCGCGGCTATTTTGAAGAGCTGCCAGTCGATCTCCATTCCACAGAATGGCGCGAGGCGGGGGAGCCTGCGCCCGCCActccagcgccgtcggcACTGCCACCCTCACCAGCATCTTTCACCTACGCCTCGGCAcagagccgccgcgccgACGACAGCTACGACAAGACGGAGGGGTCCCCTGACACGGTGGTGCGCGAAGACGACGGTGCAGATGGCAATGCTGTTATTCCGCTAGGAGAGCTAcaagcggtggcggcgagtAGAATGGAGGTGCAGCTGTACGACACGCACGCCGAAATGTTGTACCGCTACCTACAGGTCTTCACTGCCATCTACGCTTCTTTTGCACATGGTGCGAGTGACGTCAGCAACGCCGTCGGTCCGCTCGCCGCCATCAACTCCGTGTACCAGACAGGAGCGGTGCAGACAACAACGTTGATTCCCACATGGATTCTGTGCCTTGGCGGCGCTGGTCTTGTTTTGGGATTGACCACCTTTGGTATTCGTCTCATGCGGCTTCTTGGCGAGCAGATCACCGTCATCACACCCAGCCGAGGGTTCTCGGCGGAGCTGTCCGCAGCCTTGGTGGTGTCGTTTGCGTCTGGCTATGGAATCCCTGTGTCATCCACGCACTGCATCACGGGAGCTGTTGTCGGAATCAGTATTCTAGACGTTGGGGTTCTCAACGTTCGCTGGTGGATGGTGCTCAAGATGTACGGGGGGTGGGTCTGCACTCTTGTCTTGACCGCGCTTATGTCTGCCATCTTCTTTGCTCAAGGTATTAATGCCCCTTCCCGATGGCACACCCATTTCTCTCGAAGGATGAGAGGAGCGAGCGCGACtgcaaacacgcacgcacgcacagcgtCGAAGCGGCTCTTGCATTGCATGTGA